From Thermococcus barophilus MP:
TACGGGAGAAAGTATGGAACAAATTGTAGTATCCTCATCTCTTACTCCCTCACCATCCTCGCTAAGACGTTCAGCGTCAATCCCGCAATGAACAGCTGAATTCCAATTAGAGTAAAAATCCCCGCAGCTATAGCCTGAGTTAAAAACACATCTCCCCCGCTCCAGTATGGCTTCAATGCCCAGTATGCAAATACCCCAGCAACTGCAAAGCTGATTAAACTCAAAATGCTGAACAATAATAGAGGCCTCTTATACCCAATCAGCCCCACAACCTTAGCTAAGACCCCAACTCCATGCGAAACTGGATTCTTCTTGTGCTTTTTAGGAACGTCGTACCTGACGTTTATCGGAACCTCAACTATCTTCAAGCCCTTCTCGGCTAACTCATGTATCATCTCGCTCTCGACGTGATATCCATCGGCATTCAGCTCCAAGCTCTTCAAGGCTTTTCTGCTTAAAGCCCTGAAGCCGCTCTGTGAATCTGTGATCTTAACTCCTGATGCAAGAACTGTTGTCTTGTTCAGCACCCATAGTCCAAGCCTCCTGTAGAAGGGGATGTTCTTATGTGCATTATTCAAATACCTCGATCCAATAACTAAATCTGCCTCACCCTCAATAATCGGCTTTAACAAAAGAGGGATCTCTTCCGGATTGTGCTGTCCA
This genomic window contains:
- a CDS encoding glycosyltransferase family 2 protein — encoded protein: MSNDGSRVLIVIPAYNEELTIGSVVALAKKYGDVLVVDDGSKDRTSEIAREVGAVVLKHKTNRGKGQALKTGFEHALANDYDAVVCLDADGQHNPEEIPLLLKPIIEGEADLVIGSRYLNNAHKNIPFYRRLGLWVLNKTTVLASGVKITDSQSGFRALSRKALKSLELNADGYHVESEMIHELAEKGLKIVEVPINVRYDVPKKHKKNPVSHGVGVLAKVVGLIGYKRPLLLFSILSLISFAVAGVFAYWALKPYWSGGDVFLTQAIAAGIFTLIGIQLFIAGLTLNVLARMVRE